A genome region from Archaeoglobus fulgidus DSM 4304 includes the following:
- a CDS encoding radical SAM protein has translation MVSRLWTKNLGAEISMLKDLGRVAVVTNSSLLFMEDVRLELNLANLVSLKVDAVDELLWRRVNRPHPALKLEDILDGISKFAEDYNGTLITETMLIDGLTTLEEVERIAEFLESVSPDKAYLAIPTRPPAENVRGAEIDFVLEAGRIFKKHVDVELLIEPEKGEFEIKNKEDILAIASVHPIREDILKSYLKKLGLESKNCSMS, from the coding sequence ATGGTGAGCCGACTCTGGACAAAAAATCTCGGTGCCGAGATTTCGATGCTCAAAGATTTGGGGAGAGTTGCAGTTGTAACCAACTCATCCCTGCTTTTTATGGAAGACGTGAGGCTGGAGTTGAACTTAGCCAACCTAGTCTCGCTCAAAGTCGATGCCGTTGATGAATTGCTCTGGCGAAGAGTTAACCGCCCCCATCCAGCCCTTAAGCTTGAAGATATACTCGATGGAATTTCAAAGTTTGCCGAGGATTACAACGGCACCCTTATAACCGAAACCATGCTTATTGACGGTCTGACAACTCTGGAGGAGGTAGAAAGAATTGCTGAATTTCTCGAATCCGTTAGCCCCGATAAAGCGTATCTCGCAATCCCCACCCGGCCCCCTGCAGAAAATGTTAGGGGTGCGGAGATAGATTTCGTGCTTGAGGCGGGACGGATTTTCAAAAAGCACGTTGATGTGGAACTGCTTATTGAGCCGGAAAAAGGAGAATTTGAAATAAAAAATAAAGAGGACATCTTGGCCATCGCCTCCGTCCATCCAATTAGAGAAGACATCCTTAAGAGTTATCTGAAGAAACTCGGTTTGGAGTCGAAGAATTGCTCGATGAGCTAG
- a CDS encoding metallophosphoesterase: MRVLLLSDIHSSTQNLEKILKAAEYDAVFIAGDLTQFRPKDAKVVDEIISEQTDSCLAVHGNCDHEAILGEKYKALKFIHGKSVEFDGYTVHGVGGSGITPFNTPSEYTEREILEIMDNFVLRDFNILLSHCPPKGFLDRTYSGVHAGCEAIRERMIEFDVILCGHIHESHGVVDSPQLIVNPGPVMWGRFAVIDVEKKVVELRKL, from the coding sequence ATGAGGGTGCTTCTTCTTTCCGACATTCATTCTTCAACGCAAAACCTTGAAAAAATTCTGAAAGCCGCCGAATACGATGCTGTTTTCATCGCCGGAGACCTCACGCAATTTAGGCCGAAGGATGCCAAGGTGGTTGATGAAATTATTTCTGAACAAACTGACTCATGCCTTGCCGTGCACGGTAACTGCGACCATGAGGCAATCTTGGGTGAGAAATACAAGGCTTTAAAGTTCATTCACGGCAAAAGCGTTGAGTTTGACGGCTACACAGTTCACGGGGTTGGTGGCTCCGGAATTACGCCCTTCAACACGCCGTCAGAGTACACTGAGCGGGAAATTCTTGAAATCATGGACAACTTTGTACTCAGAGATTTCAACATTCTCCTCTCTCACTGTCCTCCAAAGGGGTTTCTTGACAGGACCTACTCAGGAGTGCACGCTGGCTGTGAGGCGATAAGAGAGAGAATGATAGAGTTTGACGTAATTCTATGCGGCCATATCCACGAAAGTCACGGAGTAGTGGATTCACCCCAACTCATCGTCAACCCTGGCCCGGTGATGTGGGGGAGGTTTGCGGTCATCGATGTGGAGAAGAAGGTGGTGGAGCTCAGGAAACTCTGA
- a CDS encoding ATP/GTP-binding protein: MEVFVLGCAGSGKSTFVRSFSEFLQERGYSVKCVNLDPASDPAYRADKNVREFVKTENVMVEYGLGVNGALIKSVEIASEHAEELKAEGDFVLYDTPGQLELFIYSEAGRKFVRELSGSFSCSLFLVDLTTVTDPESLLSAIMQDVIVSLRLSLPTLTAFTKSDVADVDVRSLLGEIKHREGVLAELMEKLVDFIELTTIPYRPIKISNIKKTGYEELFSALYELFCAAET, encoded by the coding sequence ATGGAGGTGTTCGTTCTCGGATGTGCAGGCAGCGGTAAGAGCACCTTTGTGAGAAGCTTCTCAGAGTTCCTGCAGGAGAGGGGCTACAGCGTTAAATGCGTTAACCTCGACCCCGCAAGCGACCCGGCTTACCGTGCTGACAAGAACGTAAGAGAATTCGTCAAAACCGAGAACGTTATGGTTGAATACGGGCTTGGCGTTAACGGTGCCCTCATTAAATCCGTCGAGATTGCTTCGGAACACGCTGAAGAGCTGAAGGCGGAAGGGGACTTCGTGCTCTACGACACGCCGGGGCAGCTTGAGCTCTTCATCTACAGTGAAGCGGGGAGAAAGTTCGTTAGGGAGCTTTCGGGGAGCTTTTCCTGCTCGCTCTTTCTGGTCGATTTGACCACAGTCACCGATCCCGAGAGTCTTCTTTCCGCCATAATGCAAGATGTTATCGTTTCCCTTCGCCTCTCTCTTCCAACTTTGACGGCCTTCACCAAGTCGGATGTTGCGGATGTAGATGTCAGGTCATTGCTGGGTGAGATTAAGCACAGAGAGGGTGTGCTCGCTGAGCTGATGGAGAAACTCGTAGATTTTATTGAGCTGACAACTATACCATATAGACCAATAAAAATTTCAAATATTAAAAAAACAGGTTATGAGGAGCTTTTCTCCGCCTTATACGAGCTCTTCTGTGCTGCGGAGACCTGA
- a CDS encoding transcription elongation factor Spt5, which yields MSRFFAVKTTANQERVVANLMDMAARKHNLKVYSILAPKELKGYIIVEAETPDDLLKAIRGLPHVKGVVKGEISFSEIEHFLTPKKAAEQIREGDKVEIVSGPFKGEMAIVKRVDEAKNEITVELLEAVVPIPVTVKADHVRVIDKKEEV from the coding sequence ATGAGCAGGTTCTTTGCTGTTAAGACAACAGCCAACCAGGAGAGGGTTGTGGCCAACTTAATGGACATGGCAGCGAGGAAGCATAACCTTAAAGTATACTCCATTCTCGCCCCAAAGGAGCTGAAAGGGTACATTATAGTCGAGGCTGAAACACCTGATGACCTCTTGAAGGCTATAAGAGGTCTGCCGCACGTGAAGGGTGTTGTTAAGGGGGAGATAAGCTTCAGCGAGATAGAGCACTTTCTGACCCCGAAGAAGGCCGCAGAGCAAATTAGAGAAGGGGACAAGGTAGAAATCGTCTCCGGGCCATTCAAAGGTGAAATGGCCATCGTCAAAAGGGTGGATGAGGCAAAGAATGAAATAACGGTCGAGCTTCTTGAAGCTGTTGTGCCAATTCCCGTAACGGTAAAGGCTGATCACGTGAGAGTGATAGACAAGAAGGAGGAGGTGTAA
- a CDS encoding MBL fold metallo-hydrolase produces MVERIADGIYRIEVPLKGSPLRYTNSYLVMDGDEALLIDTGFNRESCYRSIKGALEELNVRNFRVFCTHMHADHMGLAAKLADEVLMGETEAKIVRETMVEEDYWRDLLKFYIKNGFPAKEAEKILSLHPGRNFWVKDDVEFVAVGEVVRVGSFRLKAIETPGHSPGHTCLYDESRKIFFSGDHVLIDITPNITWWPFLEDSLSSYLQSLEKVENLDVKLVLPGHRRRWNDLKTRVEEIKKHHSKRLREALSALNTPKTAWEVAPSITWDLVYTKWADVHVVQKWFAVGETIAHLEHLYHKGLVGKKEENGEIRYFRVS; encoded by the coding sequence ATGGTGGAAAGGATTGCTGACGGCATCTACAGAATAGAAGTGCCACTAAAGGGAAGCCCTCTCAGGTACACCAATTCGTACCTTGTCATGGATGGTGATGAAGCCCTGCTGATTGATACGGGATTTAACAGGGAATCGTGCTACAGAAGCATAAAGGGAGCCCTGGAAGAGCTGAATGTGAGGAACTTCAGAGTTTTCTGCACGCATATGCATGCGGACCACATGGGCTTGGCGGCAAAACTTGCGGATGAAGTCCTAATGGGAGAGACCGAGGCCAAAATTGTAAGGGAGACGATGGTTGAAGAGGATTACTGGCGGGATTTGCTGAAATTTTACATCAAAAACGGATTTCCCGCAAAAGAAGCTGAGAAGATACTCTCCCTTCATCCGGGAAGGAATTTTTGGGTTAAGGACGATGTCGAGTTCGTTGCAGTTGGGGAAGTGGTTAGAGTTGGCAGCTTCAGGCTCAAAGCCATCGAGACCCCCGGCCACTCTCCCGGCCATACGTGCCTTTACGACGAAAGCAGGAAGATATTCTTCTCTGGAGACCACGTGCTGATAGACATAACACCAAACATAACGTGGTGGCCTTTCCTCGAGGATTCGCTCTCGAGCTACCTGCAAAGCCTTGAGAAAGTCGAAAATCTGGACGTAAAACTCGTTCTTCCTGGCCACAGGCGTAGGTGGAACGACCTGAAAACCAGAGTGGAGGAGATTAAAAAGCACCACTCCAAAAGACTTCGGGAAGCGTTATCTGCCCTGAATACGCCGAAAACAGCCTGGGAGGTTGCACCGAGCATAACATGGGATTTGGTTTATACAAAGTGGGCAGACGTGCACGTCGTGCAGAAATGGTTTGCCGTCGGTGAGACCATTGCCCATTTAGAACACCTGTACCACAAAGGACTTGTCGGTAAGAAGGAGGAGAATGGTGAGATTAGGTACTTCAGAGTTTCCTGA
- a CDS encoding MBL fold metallo-hydrolase has protein sequence MTTINFLGGCREVGRSAVMVDGIMIDYGVKPSDPPEFPLNGLSPRAVILSHGHLDHIGVAPNLMYYDPEVILTPPSHELSMILLRDSMKIMHPPPFTKRELRQFESNIREVEYEEPITVGDYEVEFFNAGHIPGSASIHMRGDVNILYSGDIRLEETRLLEGANTDYPETDILIVESTYFGTEHPDRKELERAFVESVIDTLDMGGHAIIPAFAVGRTQEVLMILERYGITPYVDGMGKEVAQVIQRHPDFIRSPKELKRAVRNAIPVEWRQRERVLEEPSAVVTTAGMLNGGPAMFYISRLYNDEKSKILLTGYQVEGTNGDMALKTGMLNLGTRVVKLKMGVEQYDFSAHADDRQLKEYVKRVVDRGAEVVFTIHGEETEAFAEWIKDNIGVEAYAPKNGEIYVI, from the coding sequence ATGACTACAATTAACTTTCTTGGAGGATGTAGAGAGGTTGGAAGGTCAGCGGTTATGGTAGATGGTATTATGATTGATTACGGTGTAAAACCTTCTGACCCTCCTGAATTTCCGTTGAATGGTTTATCCCCAAGGGCTGTAATTCTCTCACACGGTCATCTCGACCACATCGGGGTTGCTCCGAACCTAATGTACTACGACCCTGAGGTCATTCTCACCCCTCCATCTCACGAGCTTTCAATGATACTGCTGAGGGACTCGATGAAGATAATGCACCCCCCTCCCTTCACCAAGAGAGAGCTTAGGCAGTTTGAGAGCAACATAAGGGAGGTTGAGTACGAGGAGCCGATAACAGTGGGAGATTACGAGGTTGAGTTTTTCAATGCCGGCCACATTCCGGGTAGTGCAAGCATCCACATGAGAGGGGATGTAAACATTCTCTACTCAGGAGACATCAGGCTTGAGGAGACGAGGCTGCTTGAGGGGGCCAATACGGACTATCCCGAGACGGACATACTTATTGTCGAGAGCACTTACTTCGGGACTGAGCACCCTGACAGAAAGGAGCTTGAAAGAGCCTTTGTTGAGAGCGTGATTGACACACTTGATATGGGGGGTCATGCGATCATCCCCGCCTTTGCGGTTGGGAGGACTCAGGAAGTTCTGATGATCCTCGAAAGGTACGGAATAACTCCCTATGTAGACGGAATGGGTAAGGAGGTTGCGCAGGTTATTCAGAGGCATCCTGACTTTATCAGAAGCCCGAAGGAGCTCAAGAGGGCCGTTAGAAACGCAATCCCCGTCGAGTGGAGGCAGAGGGAAAGAGTGCTGGAGGAGCCGTCAGCCGTTGTGACTACTGCCGGAATGCTCAACGGCGGTCCAGCGATGTTCTACATATCGAGGCTCTACAACGACGAGAAGTCGAAGATACTGCTCACGGGCTACCAAGTAGAGGGGACAAACGGGGACATGGCACTAAAAACGGGCATGCTAAACCTCGGAACAAGGGTCGTGAAGCTTAAAATGGGTGTCGAGCAGTACGACTTCTCCGCGCATGCGGACGACAGGCAGCTGAAGGAGTACGTTAAGAGGGTTGTTGACAGAGGGGCAGAGGTCGTCTTCACAATTCATGGTGAAGAGACGGAGGCGTTTGCAGAGTGGATTAAGGACAACATTGGAGTTGAAGCGTACGCACCGAAGAACGGAGAAATCTACGTAATATGA
- a CDS encoding protein translocase SEC61 complex subunit gamma, whose amino-acid sequence MQINEVQSKLKEYYNVLKMARKPDWEEFSMTAKVALAVMFIVGFVGFVIYILMEILPGALK is encoded by the coding sequence ATGCAGATCAACGAAGTACAGTCGAAGCTCAAGGAGTACTACAATGTCCTGAAGATGGCGAGGAAGCCCGACTGGGAAGAGTTCTCAATGACCGCGAAGGTGGCCCTCGCCGTAATGTTCATAGTTGGCTTTGTCGGCTTCGTTATTTACATTCTGATGGAAATACTTCCGGGTGCCCTGAAATGA
- the ftsZ gene encoding cell division protein FtsZ, whose product MKSIVEEALARAEREKKERIEGRGFEDVEDEILQVLHELKTVIKVIGVGGGGCNTITRMYEEGIEGAELIALNTDVQHLYYTKANRRILIGKRRTRGLGAGSLPQVGEEAARESEDEIKKLVEGSDMVFVTCGLGGGTGTGAAPVVAEAAQEAGALTIAVVTFPFSAEGAVRRANAEAGLERLREVADTVIVIPNDRLLEVVPNYPMQLAFKVADEILMRAVKGITELITKPALINLDFADVRTVMEKGGVAMIGLGEASGEDKAAESVRKALKSPLLDVDVSGAKAALVNVTGGPDMTIEEAESVIEEIYSKVDPDARIIWGAMIDPELENTMRTLIIVTGVKSPQILGRKGYPVTRKYGIDFVR is encoded by the coding sequence ATGAAATCAATCGTTGAGGAGGCTCTTGCAAGGGCTGAGAGAGAAAAGAAAGAAAGGATAGAAGGAAGGGGTTTTGAGGACGTGGAGGATGAAATACTGCAAGTGCTGCATGAGCTGAAGACTGTAATCAAGGTCATAGGCGTTGGAGGTGGCGGCTGCAACACCATAACAAGAATGTACGAAGAGGGAATAGAGGGTGCGGAGCTTATAGCCCTCAACACCGATGTCCAGCACCTTTACTACACAAAGGCCAACAGGAGAATTTTGATAGGGAAAAGAAGAACCAGAGGTCTGGGTGCTGGAAGCCTGCCGCAGGTTGGCGAGGAGGCTGCGAGAGAAAGCGAGGACGAGATAAAGAAGCTTGTAGAGGGCTCGGATATGGTATTCGTTACCTGCGGCCTCGGCGGTGGAACGGGAACTGGAGCGGCACCTGTTGTTGCTGAGGCTGCGCAGGAGGCAGGGGCGCTTACGATTGCAGTCGTAACCTTCCCGTTCTCGGCTGAGGGAGCTGTAAGAAGGGCGAACGCCGAAGCTGGACTGGAGAGGCTGAGGGAGGTTGCCGACACGGTAATCGTAATCCCGAACGACAGGCTTCTTGAAGTAGTTCCGAACTATCCGATGCAGCTCGCCTTTAAGGTGGCAGATGAAATTTTGATGAGGGCAGTTAAGGGCATTACGGAGCTTATAACCAAGCCTGCACTAATCAACCTCGACTTTGCTGATGTAAGGACAGTGATGGAGAAGGGCGGAGTTGCAATGATTGGTCTCGGAGAGGCAAGTGGTGAGGACAAGGCTGCGGAGTCTGTCAGAAAGGCTCTGAAGAGCCCGCTTCTCGACGTGGATGTTTCAGGAGCCAAGGCAGCGCTCGTCAACGTTACTGGCGGGCCCGACATGACCATTGAGGAGGCTGAGAGCGTAATTGAGGAGATTTACAGCAAGGTCGACCCTGATGCAAGAATCATATGGGGAGCCATGATTGACCCGGAGCTTGAGAACACCATGAGGACGCTGATCATCGTTACGGGTGTGAAAAGCCCGCAGATACTCGGTAGGAAGGGTTATCCTGTCACAAGAAAGTACGGGATTGACTTTGTAAGATAA
- a CDS encoding 50S ribosomal protein L11 has translation MVQVVEVLVPGGQASPGPPLGPAIGPLGLNVKQVVDKINEATKDYEGLSVPVKIIVKDDRSFEIEVGIPPVSALIKRELGIEKGASNPGREVVGNLTMEQLLNIARIKRQQSLSYTLKEVVKEVLGTCNSMGITVEGKSPKELTRMIEEGQVEIPEE, from the coding sequence ATGGTGCAGGTGGTAGAGGTTCTGGTACCAGGAGGTCAGGCTTCTCCGGGTCCACCTTTGGGTCCGGCAATAGGTCCTCTCGGTTTGAACGTGAAGCAGGTTGTTGACAAAATAAACGAGGCTACGAAGGACTACGAGGGGTTGAGCGTTCCGGTCAAAATAATAGTCAAGGACGACAGAAGCTTTGAGATTGAGGTTGGCATCCCTCCAGTTTCAGCGCTGATTAAAAGGGAGCTGGGGATTGAAAAGGGAGCCTCCAATCCGGGCAGGGAGGTTGTTGGAAACCTCACGATGGAGCAGCTGCTAAACATTGCAAGGATAAAGAGGCAGCAGTCCCTGTCATACACGCTTAAAGAGGTAGTCAAAGAGGTCCTCGGAACCTGCAACTCGATGGGAATAACCGTTGAGGGCAAAAGCCCGAAGGAACTCACAAGGATGATTGAAGAGGGACAGGTCGAGATTCCAGAGGAGTAA